The following proteins are encoded in a genomic region of Oncorhynchus keta strain PuntledgeMale-10-30-2019 chromosome 6, Oket_V2, whole genome shotgun sequence:
- the LOC118385240 gene encoding gelsolin-like isoform X2: MVYHPEFEKAGQQAGLQVWRIEKFDLVAVPENLYGSFYTGDAYLVLNTIKQRSGNLQYDLHFWLGDFCTQDESGAAAIFTVQMDDYLGGKPIQYREVQGHESKVFLGYFKAGLKYLKGGVASGFKHVVTNEVVMQRVLQVKGRRVVRATEVPVSWDSFNQGDCFILDLGSEIYQWCGSQSNRFEKLKATQVAKGIRDNERSGRARVYVCDEGAERDKMIEVLGDKSDLPEGSSDDIKADASNRKMAKLYKVSNGSGDMTMSMVAAENPFSQSALESSDCFILDHGSDGKIFVWKGKEANLEERKAAMKAADEFIKKMGYPKHTQVQILPEMGETPLFKQFFKNWRDKDQTEGLGVAYVSNSIAKIAKVSFDAATLHDSPAMAAQHGMVDGGNGEKQIWRIEGSDKVEVDPSTHGQFYGGDSYIILYNYHHGGRQGHIIYMWQGSDSSQDEIGASAILGAQLDDELGGGPVQVRVVQGKEPAHLMSLFRGQPMVVYKGGTSRDGGQSAPAETRLFQVRSNSAGCTRAVEVDAVSSNLNSNDTFLLVTPAASFMWVGQGASDTEKNGTQQLCDILGVSSSELSEGGETDDFWEALGGKAAYRTSSRLRSKDKMDAHPPRLFACSNKTGNFIIEEVPGEMTQEDLATDDVMIMDTWDQVFVWIGNEAHEEEKTEAMTSAVRYIESDPANRDRRTPIVKIKQGFEPPTFTGWFLGWDHEYWTSDPLERAMAELEL; encoded by the exons ATGGTGTACCATCCTGAGTTTGAGAAGGCTGGCCAGCAGGCGGGCCTGCAGGTGTGGAGGATTGAGAAGTTTGACCTGGTGGCCGTGCCAGAGAACCTGTATGGAAGCTTCTACACGGGAGATGCCTACCTGGTCCTCAACACCATCAAGCAGCGCTCCGGGAACCTGCAGTATGACCTGCACTTCTGGCTGG GCGATTTCTGCACCCAGGATGAGAGTGGAGCAGCAGCCATCTTCACAGTCCAGATGGATGACTATCTGGGGGGTAAACCCATCCAGTACCGTGAGGTCCAGGGACATGAGTCCAAAGTATTCCTGGGTTACTTCAAGGCTGGACTGAAGTACTTG AAAGGAGGTGTGGCATCTGGGTTCAAACATGTGGTCACCAACGAGGTGGTTATGCAGCGGGTGCTGCAGGTCAAAGGTCGCCGTGTTGTCAGGGCAACGGAGGTGCCTGTCAGCTGGGACAGCTTCAACCAGGGAGACTGCTTCATCCTGGACCTGGGAAGC GAGATCTACCAGTGGTGTGGCTCCCAGAGCAACCGCTTTGAGAAGCTGAAGGCCACCCAGGTTGCCAAGGGTATCCGTGACAACGAGCGCAGTGGGCGAGCCCGCGTGTACGTGTGTGACGAGGGGGCGGAGAGAGACAAGATGATAGAG GTTCTGGGAGATAAATCAGACCTGCCTGAAGGATCCTCTGATGACATCAAAGCAGATGCCTCAAACAGGAAAATGGCCAAACTGTACAAG gtgTCCAATGGCAGTGGAGACATGACCATGTCCATGGTGGCAGCAGAGAACCCATTCTCCCAGAGTGCACTGGAGTCCAGCGACTGCTTCATCCTGGATCATGGCTCTGATGGCAAGATCTTCGTCTGGAAAG GCAAAGAAGCCAACCTGGAGGAGCGTAAGGCAGCTATGAAAGCAGCAGATGAGTTCATCAAGAAGATGGGCTACCCCAAACACACCCAGGTGCAGATCCTGCCGGAGATGGGAGAGACGCCGCTCTTCAAGCAGTTCTTCAAGAACTGGCGTGACAAGGACCAGACAGAGGGCCTGGGCGTGGCCTATGTCTCCAACAGCATCGCCAAGATAGCGAAGGTGTCCTTCGATGCCGCCACGCTCCACGACTCCCCTGCCATGGCTGCCCAGCACGGCATGGTGGACGGGGGCAacggagagaagcag ATCTGGCGTATTGAGGGATCGGACAAGGTGGAAGTGGACCCCTCCACACACGGACAATTCTATGGGGGAGACAGTTACATCATCCTCTACAACTATCACCATGGAGGACGCCAAGGGCACATTATCTACATGTG GCAGGGAAGTGATTCTTCCCAGGACGAAATTGGTGCTTCAGCCATCTTGGGTGCCCAGTTGGACGATGAGCTTGGTGGTGGGCCTGTGCAG GTGAGAGTAGTCCAGGGCAAGGAGCCAGCTCACCTCATGAGCCTGTTCAGGGGGCAGCCCATGGTGGTGTACAAGGGAGGTACGTCCAGAGACGGGGGTCAGTCCGCTCCTGCAGAAACACGACTCTTCCAGGTGCGCTCCAACTCTGCAGGGTGCACAAGAGCAGTGGAG GTTGATGCTGTGTCCTCCAACCTGAACTCCAACGACACCTTCCTCCTGGTGACCCCAGCAGCCTCGTTCATGTGGGTGGGCCAGGGGGCCAGTGACACTGAGAAAAATGGCACCCAGCAGCTCTGTGACATTCTGGGGGTGTCCTCCTCAGAACTGTCTGAGGGTGGAGAGACTG aTGACTTCTGGGAGGCTCTGGGAGGGAAGGCAGCATACCGCACCTCCTCCAGACTGAGAAGCAAGGACAAGATGGACGCCCATCCACCCAGGCTCTTTGCCTGCTCCAACAAAACCGGAAACTTCATT ATTGAGGAGGTACCTGGGGAGATGACCCAAGAGGATCTGGCTACCGATGATGTCATGATCATGGACACATGGGATCAG GTGTTTGTCTGGATCGGGAATGAAGCCCATGAAGAGGAGAAGACTGAGGCTATGACCTCCG CTGTGCGTTACATTGAGTCAGACCCTGCCAACCGTGACCGCAGGACGCCCATCGTGAAGATCAAGCAAGGGTTCGAGCCGCCCACGTTCACCGGCTGGTTCCTGGGCTGGGACCATGAGTACTGGACCAGCGACCCCCTGGAGCGTGCCATGGCTGAGCTGGAGCTCTGA
- the LOC118385240 gene encoding gelsolin-like isoform X1, whose translation MVYHPEFEKAGQQAGLQVWRIEKFDLVAVPENLYGSFYTGDAYLVLNTIKQRSGNLQYDLHFWLGDFCTQDESGAAAIFTVQMDDYLGGKPIQYREVQGHESKVFLGYFKAGLKYLKGGVASGFKHVVTNEVVMQRVLQVKGRRVVRATEVPVSWDSFNQGDCFILDLGSEIYQWCGSQSNRFEKLKATQVAKGIRDNERSGRARVYVCDEGAERDKMIEVLGDKSDLPEGSSDDIKADASNRKMAKLYKVSNGSGDMTMSMVAAENPFSQSALESSDCFILDHGSDGKIFVWKGKEANLEERKAAMKAADEFIKKMGYPKHTQVQILPEMGETPLFKQFFKNWRDKDQTEGLGVAYVSNSIAKIAKVSFDAATLHDSPAMAAQHGMVDGGNGEKQIWRIEGSDKVEVDPSTHGQFYGGDSYIILYNYHHGGRQGHIIYMWQGSDSSQDEIGASAILGAQLDDELGGGPVQVAGAPITTQVRVVQGKEPAHLMSLFRGQPMVVYKGGTSRDGGQSAPAETRLFQVRSNSAGCTRAVEVDAVSSNLNSNDTFLLVTPAASFMWVGQGASDTEKNGTQQLCDILGVSSSELSEGGETDDFWEALGGKAAYRTSSRLRSKDKMDAHPPRLFACSNKTGNFIIEEVPGEMTQEDLATDDVMIMDTWDQVFVWIGNEAHEEEKTEAMTSAVRYIESDPANRDRRTPIVKIKQGFEPPTFTGWFLGWDHEYWTSDPLERAMAELEL comes from the exons ATGGTGTACCATCCTGAGTTTGAGAAGGCTGGCCAGCAGGCGGGCCTGCAGGTGTGGAGGATTGAGAAGTTTGACCTGGTGGCCGTGCCAGAGAACCTGTATGGAAGCTTCTACACGGGAGATGCCTACCTGGTCCTCAACACCATCAAGCAGCGCTCCGGGAACCTGCAGTATGACCTGCACTTCTGGCTGG GCGATTTCTGCACCCAGGATGAGAGTGGAGCAGCAGCCATCTTCACAGTCCAGATGGATGACTATCTGGGGGGTAAACCCATCCAGTACCGTGAGGTCCAGGGACATGAGTCCAAAGTATTCCTGGGTTACTTCAAGGCTGGACTGAAGTACTTG AAAGGAGGTGTGGCATCTGGGTTCAAACATGTGGTCACCAACGAGGTGGTTATGCAGCGGGTGCTGCAGGTCAAAGGTCGCCGTGTTGTCAGGGCAACGGAGGTGCCTGTCAGCTGGGACAGCTTCAACCAGGGAGACTGCTTCATCCTGGACCTGGGAAGC GAGATCTACCAGTGGTGTGGCTCCCAGAGCAACCGCTTTGAGAAGCTGAAGGCCACCCAGGTTGCCAAGGGTATCCGTGACAACGAGCGCAGTGGGCGAGCCCGCGTGTACGTGTGTGACGAGGGGGCGGAGAGAGACAAGATGATAGAG GTTCTGGGAGATAAATCAGACCTGCCTGAAGGATCCTCTGATGACATCAAAGCAGATGCCTCAAACAGGAAAATGGCCAAACTGTACAAG gtgTCCAATGGCAGTGGAGACATGACCATGTCCATGGTGGCAGCAGAGAACCCATTCTCCCAGAGTGCACTGGAGTCCAGCGACTGCTTCATCCTGGATCATGGCTCTGATGGCAAGATCTTCGTCTGGAAAG GCAAAGAAGCCAACCTGGAGGAGCGTAAGGCAGCTATGAAAGCAGCAGATGAGTTCATCAAGAAGATGGGCTACCCCAAACACACCCAGGTGCAGATCCTGCCGGAGATGGGAGAGACGCCGCTCTTCAAGCAGTTCTTCAAGAACTGGCGTGACAAGGACCAGACAGAGGGCCTGGGCGTGGCCTATGTCTCCAACAGCATCGCCAAGATAGCGAAGGTGTCCTTCGATGCCGCCACGCTCCACGACTCCCCTGCCATGGCTGCCCAGCACGGCATGGTGGACGGGGGCAacggagagaagcag ATCTGGCGTATTGAGGGATCGGACAAGGTGGAAGTGGACCCCTCCACACACGGACAATTCTATGGGGGAGACAGTTACATCATCCTCTACAACTATCACCATGGAGGACGCCAAGGGCACATTATCTACATGTG GCAGGGAAGTGATTCTTCCCAGGACGAAATTGGTGCTTCAGCCATCTTGGGTGCCCAGTTGGACGATGAGCTTGGTGGTGGGCCTGTGCAG GTTGCTGGGGCTCCTATTACCACCCAG GTGAGAGTAGTCCAGGGCAAGGAGCCAGCTCACCTCATGAGCCTGTTCAGGGGGCAGCCCATGGTGGTGTACAAGGGAGGTACGTCCAGAGACGGGGGTCAGTCCGCTCCTGCAGAAACACGACTCTTCCAGGTGCGCTCCAACTCTGCAGGGTGCACAAGAGCAGTGGAG GTTGATGCTGTGTCCTCCAACCTGAACTCCAACGACACCTTCCTCCTGGTGACCCCAGCAGCCTCGTTCATGTGGGTGGGCCAGGGGGCCAGTGACACTGAGAAAAATGGCACCCAGCAGCTCTGTGACATTCTGGGGGTGTCCTCCTCAGAACTGTCTGAGGGTGGAGAGACTG aTGACTTCTGGGAGGCTCTGGGAGGGAAGGCAGCATACCGCACCTCCTCCAGACTGAGAAGCAAGGACAAGATGGACGCCCATCCACCCAGGCTCTTTGCCTGCTCCAACAAAACCGGAAACTTCATT ATTGAGGAGGTACCTGGGGAGATGACCCAAGAGGATCTGGCTACCGATGATGTCATGATCATGGACACATGGGATCAG GTGTTTGTCTGGATCGGGAATGAAGCCCATGAAGAGGAGAAGACTGAGGCTATGACCTCCG CTGTGCGTTACATTGAGTCAGACCCTGCCAACCGTGACCGCAGGACGCCCATCGTGAAGATCAAGCAAGGGTTCGAGCCGCCCACGTTCACCGGCTGGTTCCTGGGCTGGGACCATGAGTACTGGACCAGCGACCCCCTGGAGCGTGCCATGGCTGAGCTGGAGCTCTGA